The following coding sequences lie in one Tichowtungia aerotolerans genomic window:
- the mutY gene encoding A/G-specific adenine glycosylase, producing the protein MTKKNKEDAVQNELLPWFAKHSRDLPWRKKRTPYRVWVSEIMLQQTRVDTVIDYYNRWMKKFPSWRALARAPQGDVLKAWEGLGYYSRARNLHAASKIISEELNGRVPCAVADLQKFPGIGNYTAAAVASLAFNQDAAVLDGNVIRVLSRLFAYGGDVKSTTGKKKLQAWADDLLVPGRAGEFNESMMELGALVCLPVAPKCADCPLQSACEAFGKGAPEKYPVGTKKKKIPHITVGAAVTVNSKGEVLIAQRLEGDMLGGLWEFPGGKQEPGETIEECIARELKEELGINTEVGDFLMTVKHVYSHFKMTMHVYCTKIRSGRPRPIHCADFRWVKIPDLGTFAYSKADLQVVGKLQGK; encoded by the coding sequence ATGACGAAAAAGAACAAAGAGGACGCTGTACAAAACGAACTGCTTCCATGGTTTGCGAAACACTCGCGGGATCTGCCTTGGCGAAAAAAACGCACACCGTACCGGGTCTGGGTTTCCGAGATTATGCTGCAGCAGACGCGTGTTGACACCGTGATCGATTATTACAACCGCTGGATGAAAAAGTTCCCGTCCTGGCGTGCACTGGCGCGCGCGCCGCAGGGTGATGTGCTGAAAGCGTGGGAAGGCCTCGGGTATTATTCGCGCGCCCGCAATCTGCACGCCGCTTCAAAAATCATTTCGGAGGAATTGAACGGGCGTGTGCCGTGTGCCGTTGCCGATCTTCAGAAATTTCCAGGCATTGGAAACTACACCGCTGCCGCAGTTGCCAGTCTGGCGTTTAATCAGGATGCCGCCGTTTTAGATGGGAATGTCATTCGCGTGCTGAGCCGGCTGTTTGCCTACGGCGGCGATGTCAAATCGACGACCGGGAAAAAGAAGCTGCAGGCGTGGGCTGATGATCTGCTGGTTCCTGGCCGTGCCGGAGAATTCAACGAGTCGATGATGGAGCTTGGCGCATTGGTTTGTCTGCCCGTTGCTCCCAAATGTGCGGACTGTCCTCTTCAGAGTGCGTGCGAGGCGTTTGGAAAAGGTGCTCCGGAAAAATATCCGGTTGGGACCAAAAAGAAAAAAATTCCGCACATCACCGTCGGTGCTGCAGTTACGGTAAACAGCAAAGGCGAAGTGCTGATCGCTCAACGCCTTGAAGGCGACATGCTCGGCGGCCTTTGGGAATTTCCCGGCGGCAAACAGGAACCCGGCGAAACCATCGAAGAGTGTATTGCTCGCGAACTGAAGGAAGAGCTCGGTATTAACACGGAAGTCGGCGACTTTCTGATGACGGTTAAGCACGTCTACAGCCACTTCAAAATGACCATGCACGTCTACTGCACAAAAATTCGCTCCGGCCGCCCACGCCCCATCCACTGCGCTGACTTTCGCTGGGTGAAAATCCCCGACCTCGGAACATTCGCCTATTCCAAGGCCGACCTGCAGGTGGTTGGGAAGTTGCAGGGAAAATGA
- a CDS encoding glutamate-5-semialdehyde dehydrogenase — protein sequence MSLHDDMILMGEKAVAASRELAKLSTKKKNAILEAMADELTAQKEAIQEANAKDLAAGKEAGLSSAMLDRLELNDSRIEGMVKGLSDVAALKDPVGSEISNWNRPNGLQIKKVRVPIGVIAIIFESRPNVTADAASLCFKTSNAVILRGGKEAMHSNLAIAKALREGGLKKGMPENAIQLVETTDRDAVRELAQMTGKVDLIIPRGGEGLIKAVSEMAWVPVIKHYKGVCHTYVDATADVDMALAICENAKVQRPGVCNAMETLLVHKNIANDFLPEMIARFKKCGVELRGDETVQAFDSDVKAATEADWPEEYLDLILSIRVVDSVEAAIEHINTYGSHHSDAIVTADKDSEKAFLAQVDSSSVYVNASTRFTDGAEFGMGAEIGISTDKLHARGPMGLEELTTYKFVIEGTGQTRP from the coding sequence ATGAGCTTGCACGATGACATGATTTTAATGGGAGAAAAGGCCGTCGCCGCCTCCCGCGAACTGGCCAAGCTTTCAACCAAGAAGAAAAACGCGATTCTGGAAGCAATGGCAGATGAATTGACGGCCCAGAAAGAAGCCATTCAGGAAGCCAACGCCAAGGATCTGGCAGCCGGGAAGGAAGCCGGCCTGTCCTCCGCGATGCTCGACCGGCTCGAGCTGAATGATTCCCGTATCGAAGGAATGGTAAAAGGCCTGTCCGACGTTGCCGCGCTCAAAGATCCTGTTGGTTCGGAAATCAGCAACTGGAACCGGCCCAACGGACTGCAGATCAAAAAAGTACGCGTTCCGATCGGCGTGATTGCCATTATCTTTGAATCGCGCCCCAACGTCACCGCCGACGCCGCATCACTCTGCTTCAAAACCTCCAATGCTGTCATTCTGCGCGGCGGCAAAGAAGCGATGCACTCCAATCTGGCCATCGCCAAAGCCCTGCGCGAGGGCGGGCTGAAAAAAGGAATGCCCGAAAATGCCATCCAGCTGGTTGAAACCACCGATCGCGATGCCGTGCGTGAGCTGGCCCAAATGACCGGCAAAGTCGACCTGATCATCCCCCGCGGCGGCGAAGGACTCATCAAAGCCGTCTCTGAAATGGCCTGGGTTCCTGTGATCAAACACTACAAAGGAGTCTGTCACACCTATGTCGACGCCACGGCCGACGTCGATATGGCACTGGCCATCTGCGAAAACGCCAAAGTGCAGCGTCCCGGCGTCTGCAACGCCATGGAAACCCTGCTGGTCCACAAAAATATCGCCAACGATTTCCTCCCGGAAATGATCGCCCGCTTCAAAAAATGCGGCGTTGAACTGCGCGGCGACGAAACCGTTCAGGCATTTGACAGTGATGTCAAAGCCGCCACTGAAGCGGACTGGCCGGAAGAATACCTCGACCTCATTTTATCGATTCGCGTGGTCGACAGCGTCGAGGCCGCCATCGAACATATCAACACCTACGGCTCACACCACTCCGACGCTATCGTCACCGCTGACAAAGATTCCGAAAAGGCATTCCTCGCCCAGGTGGACTCCTCTTCGGTCTACGTCAATGCCTCCACTCGCTTCACCGATGGAGCGGAATTCGGCATGGGCGCGGAAATCGGCATCAGCACCGACAAACTGCACGCGCGCGGACCAATGGGACTCGAAGAACTCACCACCTATAAATTCGTCATCGAAGGCACCGGCCAGACCCGGCCCTAG
- the proB gene encoding glutamate 5-kinase, giving the protein MKETRNSLKQAKRVVVKVGSRVLVDETGKPDHDRIFSLVSGLAAGHSETHEMLLVSSGAIAAGIEALKMAQRPTALPDLQMAAAVGQTRLMNLYSHLFGQKHIMVGQVLLTDAIFRVSDGRTNAKNTLQNLIEHRIIPIINENDAVSTEEITFGDNDILASLVATLVNADVLILLTTTDGLRDGNGDRVPFIERVSEDILALDRGKNENLSTGGMKSKLMSAAKAAEADIPVVIADGRQDGIIQSILNGDDAGTLIVSR; this is encoded by the coding sequence ATGAAAGAGACACGCAACAGTTTAAAACAGGCCAAACGGGTTGTCGTTAAAGTCGGCAGCCGCGTACTGGTCGACGAAACCGGAAAGCCCGATCACGACCGGATTTTCTCACTGGTTTCCGGTCTGGCCGCCGGACACAGCGAAACCCACGAAATGCTGCTCGTTTCCTCAGGAGCCATTGCCGCTGGAATTGAAGCGCTCAAAATGGCTCAGCGTCCTACCGCCCTGCCCGACCTGCAGATGGCAGCCGCTGTCGGCCAAACCCGGCTGATGAATCTATACAGCCACCTGTTCGGCCAGAAACATATCATGGTCGGCCAGGTACTGCTCACGGATGCGATCTTTCGCGTAAGTGACGGCCGGACTAATGCAAAAAACACCCTGCAGAACCTGATTGAGCATCGCATTATTCCGATCATCAATGAAAACGACGCGGTTTCCACCGAAGAAATCACCTTTGGCGACAACGATATTCTGGCGTCACTCGTTGCCACACTGGTCAACGCCGACGTACTGATTCTTCTGACAACAACCGACGGGCTGCGTGATGGCAACGGCGACCGCGTTCCTTTCATCGAACGGGTTTCCGAGGACATCCTTGCGCTTGACCGGGGAAAAAATGAAAATCTTTCCACCGGCGGGATGAAATCCAAACTGATGTCGGCCGCCAAAGCCGCCGAAGCCGACATCCCCGTCGTCATTGCCGATGGACGGCAGGACGGCATCATACAGAGCATCCTCAACGGTGACGACGCCGGCACTTTAATTGTATCGAGATAA
- the rsmD gene encoding 16S rRNA (guanine(966)-N(2))-methyltransferase RsmD, which yields MRITSGILKGRQFKVPKVGVRPTTERTREAVFSSLVAHVPGARVLDLFSGAGGLGLEAWSRGAAGVTAVEKNSNAWNILQKNFQCLEQPDLGTFEVVRADVYAYLKRAYASYDLIFADPPYDDVDLPRLLDAVGDVLAPDGLLVFEMRSRDPYSLPPEWTSLREKKYGSTKVLFLERK from the coding sequence ATGAGAATTACCAGTGGAATTTTAAAGGGGCGGCAGTTCAAGGTGCCGAAGGTTGGAGTGCGTCCAACGACGGAGCGGACGCGCGAAGCGGTTTTTTCATCGCTGGTCGCGCATGTGCCGGGCGCGCGGGTGCTGGATCTGTTTTCCGGGGCCGGTGGATTGGGACTGGAGGCGTGGAGCCGCGGAGCGGCCGGCGTGACCGCTGTAGAGAAAAATTCCAATGCCTGGAACATTCTGCAGAAAAATTTCCAATGTTTGGAACAGCCTGATCTGGGCACTTTTGAGGTGGTGCGGGCCGATGTCTACGCCTACCTGAAGCGGGCGTACGCGTCCTATGATCTTATTTTTGCGGATCCTCCGTACGATGATGTGGATCTGCCTCGTCTGCTCGATGCGGTTGGGGATGTGCTGGCACCGGACGGGCTGTTGGTGTTTGAAATGCGCAGTCGTGATCCCTATAGTCTCCCGCCGGAGTGGACCTCCCTGAGAGAAAAGAAATACGGCTCGACCAAGGTGCTGTTTCTGGAGCGCAAATAA
- the coaD gene encoding pantetheine-phosphate adenylyltransferase: MNKKAVYAGTFDPMTLGHLDVVERAARIFEDLTVAVAAVTGKNTQFSQQERMDLVKESVKNLPNVKVEPFDGLLVEYARSLGASVIIRGLRAFSDFEYEFQMALTNRRLAPDLETLFLMPKQDYSYLSSTNIRQVAALGGDVSAFVPACVEQALKEKTQ; the protein is encoded by the coding sequence ATGAATAAAAAAGCAGTTTATGCGGGAACATTTGATCCGATGACGCTGGGTCATCTCGATGTGGTTGAGCGTGCCGCCAGGATTTTTGAGGATCTGACGGTGGCGGTGGCCGCTGTAACCGGAAAAAACACGCAGTTTTCTCAGCAGGAGCGTATGGATCTGGTTAAAGAATCGGTGAAGAACCTCCCGAACGTGAAGGTAGAGCCGTTTGACGGACTGTTGGTGGAATACGCCCGCTCGCTGGGCGCTTCGGTGATTATTCGTGGGTTGAGAGCGTTTTCAGATTTTGAATATGAATTTCAGATGGCGTTAACCAACCGACGCCTTGCGCCCGATCTGGAAACGCTGTTTTTGATGCCGAAGCAGGATTACAGCTATCTCAGTTCCACAAATATCCGTCAGGTCGCCGCACTGGGAGGCGATGTGAGCGCATTTGTTCCCGCCTGCGTTGAGCAGGCTTTGAAGGAGAAGACGCAATGA
- a CDS encoding YceD family protein: MIIRLDDLPEQGRTFEGEESPEVMALEQSAEFHPAGPLYYDLYAQLVDGMLIVRGKVSAEMKGCCARCTQIFSTTVADSGFLRDYSDLQGLEVVDVTEDLREAILLNLPHFPLCDESCRGLCPQCGKDLNEGPCGCSGRQAGGAWDALDSLNL; encoded by the coding sequence ATGATTATTCGGCTGGACGATCTGCCCGAACAGGGCAGGACATTTGAGGGGGAAGAGTCTCCGGAGGTGATGGCTTTGGAGCAGTCGGCGGAATTCCATCCGGCGGGGCCGCTGTATTATGATTTATATGCCCAGCTGGTGGACGGCATGCTGATTGTGCGTGGAAAAGTGTCTGCGGAGATGAAAGGGTGCTGTGCAAGATGTACTCAAATTTTCTCGACAACGGTGGCCGATTCCGGTTTTCTGCGCGACTACTCCGACCTTCAGGGGCTGGAAGTGGTGGATGTTACCGAGGATTTGCGCGAGGCGATTTTGCTGAATTTGCCGCATTTTCCTTTGTGTGACGAGTCGTGCCGGGGGCTGTGTCCTCAGTGCGGAAAAGACCTGAACGAAGGGCCTTGCGGCTGTTCGGGCAGGCAAGCCGGTGGCGCGTGGGATGCGCTGGATAGTTTGAATTTGTAA
- the rpmF gene encoding 50S ribosomal protein L32 — protein MAVPKRKKSKSKSASRKAQNMKRSIARAGLDGESGAPSLPHRVCPTTGKYKGRQVLTVSDD, from the coding sequence ATGGCTGTTCCAAAGAGAAAAAAATCGAAAAGCAAGAGTGCCAGCCGCAAGGCGCAGAACATGAAGCGTTCCATCGCCCGCGCAGGTCTGGACGGTGAAAGCGGCGCTCCGTCACTGCCGCATCGCGTCTGCCCGACCACGGGTAAATACAAAGGTCGCCAGGTCCTTACCGTTTCGGACGACTAA
- the plsX gene encoding phosphate acyltransferase PlsX → MRIAIDAMGGDFAPREIVKGAVEAARGLSGIEKLYLVGDEAAVQAELSKYGKKPECIEILHASEVIGMDESPALALRRKKDSSIMQAVNLVKTGEADAIFSAGSTGAAVAASTLRLRTLDVVDRPAIATVLPSLDHPFVLLDAGATTDCTAAMLVEFAAMGDIYAKKILNIQKPTVGLLSIGGEDAKGSKFTKEAFQLLESSPLNFIGNVESHDLFEGKVDVAVCDGFVGNVVLKTSESVSHAMGQWLKEAFSSSLVRKVGAGILKMSGAFSEIKEKVDPEAYGGAPLLGVKGVCIIGHGSSSSYAVYNAIRVAGTAIEQKLNHLIEEEINVIFDGNEQSE, encoded by the coding sequence ATGCGTATCGCTATTGATGCCATGGGTGGTGACTTCGCCCCCCGTGAGATCGTGAAAGGGGCCGTGGAAGCGGCCCGCGGTCTTTCCGGGATTGAAAAACTTTATCTGGTTGGCGACGAAGCCGCTGTTCAGGCAGAGTTAAGCAAATATGGCAAAAAGCCTGAGTGTATCGAGATTCTCCATGCATCCGAAGTGATTGGCATGGATGAGTCGCCGGCGCTGGCGCTCCGCCGCAAAAAAGATTCATCGATCATGCAGGCGGTCAATCTGGTGAAAACCGGTGAGGCGGACGCCATCTTTTCCGCGGGAAGCACCGGCGCTGCAGTGGCTGCGTCCACGCTTCGCCTGCGTACTCTGGATGTCGTTGATCGTCCGGCCATCGCGACCGTGCTGCCTTCCCTCGACCATCCTTTTGTTCTGCTCGATGCCGGCGCCACCACCGACTGCACGGCCGCCATGCTGGTTGAGTTTGCGGCCATGGGCGATATCTACGCAAAGAAAATCCTGAATATCCAGAAGCCGACGGTCGGCCTGCTGAGTATCGGCGGCGAAGATGCCAAAGGCAGCAAGTTTACCAAAGAGGCGTTCCAGCTTCTGGAAAGTTCTCCGCTGAATTTTATCGGCAATGTCGAAAGCCATGACCTGTTTGAAGGAAAAGTGGATGTCGCGGTATGCGACGGCTTTGTCGGGAATGTGGTTCTGAAAACCAGCGAAAGTGTTTCGCACGCCATGGGACAGTGGCTCAAGGAAGCCTTTTCCAGCAGTCTGGTTCGCAAAGTCGGCGCGGGTATCCTGAAAATGTCTGGAGCCTTTTCCGAAATTAAAGAAAAGGTGGATCCGGAAGCATACGGCGGCGCCCCGCTGCTCGGCGTGAAAGGTGTCTGCATCATCGGACACGGTTCTTCTTCTTCCTACGCAGTGTACAACGCGATCCGCGTGGCAGGCACGGCCATCGAACAGAAGCTGAATCATCTGATTGAAGAAGAAATCAATGTGATTTTTGATGGTAACGAACAAAGTGAGTGA
- a CDS encoding beta-ketoacyl-ACP synthase III, translated as MVTNKVSDSSNSLRTVSIIGTGVYLPEKVVTNEDLSKIVDTSDEWIYTRTGMRERRLAREDQATSDLASAAAEAALADAGMTAEEVDLLIVATLSPDMFFPSTACFVQEKIGAKNAYCYDLGAACSGSLYALETAKNQIACGAVNTALVIGAEKMSTFIDWEDRSTCVLFGDGAGAVVLKASDSGRGIMKGCFGSDGSLANLLWTPGGGSRSPMSHEMLDRKEQYLKMQGREVYKHAVKQMTQSVLDVLELNGVSSDDIKCFVAHQANARIIEAIGKRLNVMDRMFMNVEKYANTSAAALLIAINEAVKSGIVQKGDNMLLVAFGGGFTWGSSIVEWSK; from the coding sequence ATGGTAACGAACAAAGTGAGTGATTCCAGTAACAGCCTTCGGACGGTTTCCATTATCGGAACCGGCGTTTATCTCCCGGAAAAGGTCGTCACCAACGAGGACCTTTCAAAAATTGTCGATACCTCCGACGAATGGATTTATACCCGCACCGGTATGCGTGAGCGCCGTCTTGCCCGGGAAGACCAAGCGACGTCCGATCTCGCTTCTGCCGCGGCAGAAGCTGCGCTGGCCGACGCCGGGATGACGGCAGAGGAAGTGGATCTTCTGATTGTTGCCACGCTTTCTCCCGATATGTTTTTCCCCAGCACCGCCTGTTTTGTTCAGGAAAAAATCGGCGCCAAAAACGCTTACTGTTACGATCTCGGCGCGGCCTGTTCCGGTTCGCTTTACGCTTTGGAAACCGCGAAGAACCAGATTGCCTGCGGTGCGGTCAATACCGCTCTGGTCATCGGGGCCGAAAAAATGAGTACCTTTATCGACTGGGAAGATCGCAGTACCTGCGTGCTGTTCGGTGATGGCGCGGGCGCCGTCGTCCTGAAAGCCTCGGACAGCGGCCGCGGCATTATGAAAGGCTGTTTCGGTTCCGACGGATCGCTGGCCAATCTTTTATGGACTCCCGGCGGTGGTTCCCGCAGCCCGATGTCGCACGAAATGCTCGACCGAAAAGAGCAGTACCTCAAGATGCAGGGCCGAGAGGTATACAAACACGCTGTCAAACAGATGACGCAGTCGGTGCTGGATGTTCTCGAACTCAACGGGGTTTCCTCGGACGATATCAAATGCTTTGTGGCTCATCAGGCCAATGCCCGCATCATCGAAGCGATCGGCAAGCGGCTCAATGTCATGGACCGCATGTTCATGAATGTTGAAAAGTATGCCAACACATCCGCGGCAGCCTTGTTGATTGCTATCAACGAAGCGGTCAAGTCCGGCATCGTTCAGAAAGGCGACAACATGCTCCTTGTTGCGTTCGGCGGCGGCTTCACCTGGGGCTCAAGCATTGTCGAGTGGAGCAAGTAA
- the fabD gene encoding ACP S-malonyltransferase, which produces MKRAILFPGQGSQSVGMGRDLYDAIPECKTLFDKANDVLGYDIAAICFDGPEDELKKSHNTQPAIFTVSAAAFEAMKIKKPTEFDFAAGHSLGEWGALYAAGVISFEDTLNVLKARGEFIQAACDANPGGMLAVIGLDGEPLEKIAAEAGVTMANINSPGQTVLSGTAEAIEKAAEACKEAGAKRALPLPVAGAFHSPLMQPAADQMAEMLADIEFSEPVMPVLSNVTGAPHESAAAIRANMVAQITGSVRWVECMQYLSAQGVTEAVECGPGKVLAGLMKRIDRNVAVSCIGTLADLDS; this is translated from the coding sequence ATGAAACGAGCCATTCTTTTTCCCGGACAGGGATCGCAGTCAGTCGGTATGGGCAGGGATCTGTACGACGCCATTCCAGAATGCAAAACCCTTTTTGATAAAGCCAATGACGTACTCGGCTACGACATTGCTGCGATCTGCTTTGATGGCCCCGAAGACGAACTGAAAAAATCGCACAACACACAGCCCGCGATTTTCACCGTCAGCGCCGCCGCTTTTGAAGCCATGAAAATCAAGAAACCGACGGAGTTTGACTTTGCCGCCGGTCATTCACTCGGCGAGTGGGGTGCGCTTTATGCCGCCGGTGTTATCTCCTTCGAAGATACGCTGAACGTGCTGAAGGCCCGCGGAGAATTTATTCAGGCCGCCTGCGATGCCAACCCCGGCGGAATGCTCGCTGTGATCGGTCTCGATGGCGAACCTCTCGAAAAGATCGCGGCAGAAGCCGGCGTTACGATGGCCAACATCAACTCCCCGGGGCAGACCGTTCTTTCCGGAACCGCCGAAGCGATAGAGAAAGCCGCTGAAGCCTGTAAAGAAGCCGGTGCCAAACGTGCTTTGCCGCTGCCGGTGGCCGGAGCGTTCCATTCTCCGTTGATGCAGCCTGCTGCCGATCAGATGGCTGAAATGCTTGCGGACATTGAATTTTCGGAACCGGTTATGCCGGTTCTGTCCAATGTTACCGGTGCGCCGCACGAAAGTGCCGCAGCGATTCGTGCCAATATGGTTGCTCAGATTACCGGCTCTGTCCGCTGGGTGGAGTGTATGCAGTATCTTTCTGCGCAGGGCGTCACCGAAGCTGTTGAGTGCGGTCCGGGCAAAGTCCTCGCCGGTCTCATGAAACGGATCGACCGCAATGTCGCCGTTTCCTGCATCGGCACGCTGGCCGATCTCGACAGCTAG
- a CDS encoding sensor histidine kinase: protein MCSNKTMTRTVVMRQASWYALICTLFCTAVFTLVSVRIQANANKRIDYMLSDELDEFAGIYEKQGMPGLIEEFDRETEATGAKDLFCRFLSPDGKVLLSSDLSFWKGIDQELATVPLPEHHRKVYSTLYPKSSPFNARLAASRIADTGILQMGINLRRENQSNRHTQQILITGSLFMILLSTISGLLSTRRAMAGVRRVTQAVTGIRRDSLHQAVPLCHEGREIDELANAFNLMLNRIEALVRELKEVSDNVAHDLRSPITRMRGAAETTLTGPQDLDAYREMGLTVLEESDRLSGMINTMLEIAQSESGVLKIEKAEIDLTDLLKSAADLFLPVAEEKQIDLTTDLPNEPMIVSGDKTRLQRVIANLFDNALKYTPTGKSICIRCKQTDLNRVQVEIQDTGIGIKPDELTRIFERFYRGEKSRSTEGNGLGLSLARSLIQAHGGRITAESVPDKGSTFRITLPLA, encoded by the coding sequence ATGTGCTCGAATAAAACAATGACCCGTACCGTCGTCATGCGGCAGGCATCGTGGTATGCACTGATCTGCACACTGTTCTGCACGGCGGTCTTCACGCTGGTATCTGTACGCATCCAGGCCAATGCCAATAAGCGAATTGATTACATGCTGTCGGATGAACTCGATGAATTTGCCGGCATTTATGAAAAACAAGGCATGCCGGGACTCATTGAAGAGTTCGACCGCGAAACCGAAGCAACCGGCGCAAAAGATCTGTTCTGTCGATTCCTGTCCCCCGACGGGAAAGTGCTCCTTTCTTCAGACCTTTCCTTCTGGAAAGGCATTGATCAGGAATTGGCCACAGTGCCGCTGCCGGAGCATCACAGAAAAGTGTATTCTACACTCTACCCCAAAAGCAGCCCGTTCAACGCACGGCTGGCAGCAAGTCGTATTGCGGACACAGGCATTCTGCAAATGGGAATCAACCTGCGCAGAGAAAATCAGTCTAACCGACACACGCAGCAGATTCTGATAACCGGATCTCTGTTTATGATTCTGCTGAGCACGATCTCCGGACTGCTGAGTACCCGCCGGGCCATGGCCGGAGTACGCCGTGTAACACAGGCCGTAACCGGCATCCGAAGGGACAGTCTCCATCAGGCAGTGCCTCTCTGCCATGAAGGACGTGAAATTGATGAACTGGCCAATGCTTTCAATCTGATGCTTAACCGAATTGAAGCACTGGTTCGCGAATTAAAGGAAGTTTCCGACAACGTCGCCCATGACCTGCGCAGCCCCATTACCCGCATGCGCGGCGCGGCGGAAACTACGCTCACTGGACCGCAGGACCTTGACGCATATCGGGAAATGGGACTCACCGTTCTCGAGGAAAGCGATCGGCTCTCCGGCATGATTAACACCATGCTGGAAATTGCTCAGTCTGAGTCCGGCGTCCTGAAAATTGAAAAAGCAGAAATCGACCTGACCGACCTGCTGAAAAGCGCCGCAGACCTGTTCCTTCCGGTCGCTGAAGAAAAACAGATTGATCTGACGACCGATCTGCCGAACGAACCAATGATCGTGTCCGGCGACAAAACCCGCCTCCAGCGTGTTATTGCCAACCTGTTCGATAATGCCCTGAAATATACGCCGACCGGGAAATCGATCTGCATCCGTTGTAAACAGACCGATTTAAACCGAGTTCAGGTGGAAATCCAGGATACCGGAATTGGCATCAAACCCGACGAACTGACACGAATTTTTGAGCGCTTTTATCGCGGAGAAAAAAGCCGCTCAACTGAGGGAAACGGTTTGGGACTCAGCTTGGCCCGATCCCTCATTCAGGCCCATGGAGGCCGCATCACCGCCGAAAGCGTTCCGGATAAGGGCAGCACATTCCGAATAACCCTGCCTCTGGCATAA
- a CDS encoding response regulator, translated as MKILLIEDDARTAAFIIKGLQQEGFSVDHATDGEVGLHMAQETAVDAAIIDIMLPKLNGLSLIGQIRQKNINVPIIALSALSSIEDRVKGLHVGADDYLMKPFAFSELLARIQALLRRSTAQAEPTTLTVGDLQLDIVRRKVFRNGREIELQPREFSLLEYLMRNSGRVISKTMIMEHVWDYNFDPQTNVVEARMCRLRDKVDRDFERKLIKTIRGMGYVLE; from the coding sequence ATGAAGATATTATTGATAGAAGATGATGCCCGCACTGCGGCATTCATTATCAAAGGCCTGCAGCAGGAAGGGTTCAGCGTCGACCATGCCACCGATGGTGAAGTCGGCCTGCACATGGCCCAGGAAACCGCCGTTGATGCAGCCATCATCGATATCATGCTTCCAAAACTCAACGGACTGTCTCTAATTGGGCAAATCCGCCAAAAAAACATAAACGTCCCGATCATTGCGCTGAGTGCCTTATCTTCGATCGAGGACCGCGTGAAAGGGCTGCATGTCGGCGCCGATGATTACCTGATGAAGCCCTTCGCTTTTTCCGAACTGCTGGCCCGGATTCAGGCACTGCTCCGCCGGTCCACCGCTCAGGCCGAACCGACCACACTGACCGTTGGCGACCTTCAACTGGATATCGTACGCAGAAAAGTTTTCCGGAATGGACGGGAAATTGAACTGCAGCCCCGGGAATTTTCCCTGTTGGAATACCTGATGCGTAATAGTGGCCGGGTCATTTCCAAAACCATGATCATGGAACATGTCTGGGACTACAACTTTGACCCGCAAACCAATGTAGTCGAGGCTCGCATGTGCAGACTGCGGGACAAAGTCGACCGCGATTTCGAGCGCAAACTGATAAAAACGATCCGGGGAATGGGTTATGTGCTCGAATAA